GCACTGTCAGCATAAGACAACAGTTCTTGGAGGATGCCTTTCCATGCATACCATATGCAGTCCTACTGCTGTAAATTACTTTCTCAAGAAGAGGCTTATGTGCCAAAACATACACAAGATCAGGGCCACTCGCCCTTTGATAACCCTGTACTGTTTCTTACACATATTTCTCTTGTTCAAGATGCTCActcagtggttttctttttggaatGCAGCATGCCAgcagtgcttgtttttgttatcctccttccctcttttccctgcTCCAGGGCAGGAAAGTGCTAACAGCCCCGCCTCATAGGTTGGCAGGAAATTTAAACCAGCAGCAAGCTGCTTCTCGGACCACccccagacttttttttcccttcattgaTGCAGAAGACTATTTAACTGGGGGCTGACTTGTCAAATTCATCTACCGAAGTTTAGCAGGAGCTGCCCAGCCACTGACaaagattttttcctccttgcctCCTTCCCTGGACAAGCTCCTCAGAACGAAGATGCTGCTGAGTCTgcttgctctgctctctgcagccctgctagCCAGAGCAGCCCCTCCAACTTGCTACTCCAGGGTGTTATCTCTGAGCAAAGAAATCACCGAATCTTTCAAGGAGCTGCAGATCTCCAAGGCTAAGGTGAGTCAGCCTAAAAACTCCTACAAAGACATTGGAGATTGCTTATTTTGATACAGGTTGctctcaaaataaaatgctactgatctttcttcttttctgcaggacCAATGCGTGGAGACGCTGCCCAAGCTGTACTTGGACATCCACGTAAGTTTTCACACTGCCTTCTTCCTTCTGCACAGGAGAAGCAGCCACTGAATAGAGAGCATAACTCTTAAGATTGTTCACACCAGAAGAgcagtttgaaactattttttttaaggcttaATTAACTAGAAAGACAAGtgactgcaaaaaataaataaatctgacttTGAATCTTATTAAAATCCCTATGGAGCTTctgagattttgttttgaagtgaCTGCCATTTCAACATTGTTTATTGTGACAGAAGCTAAATATGCAAAGCGGAGCTTtgaataattgttttgttttggattttttctaattaaaaaaaaaaaaaaagcaaaacaattttttcaTTCAATaaacttcatttgttttcatgtgtgGCTTCTGGCACTGCAGTTTTGACTAGTAGAAATGCAGGGATATCTTGTTCCCCTAAACAGCTAAAAAGTAAAACCAATATCTAATCAATGAAAAATGCCTGACACATTCTGCTGGAAGCAATTGCAAGTCAGGCATTGCAAGTCAGATCCCTTCAGATCCTGACTCCAGAGCTGCTAGCGCCTTTCCTCACTGCAAAGACCGAACAGTATGATCCCAGTGTATGTTTCCCTTGCTTTAAACAAGAGctggaatatttatttatctgctgTACTAGGATGCTGTGAAATTAAAGTTTTCcatgctttattttaataatgcaagttgtgagagaaaatgagaaggaaaaagttaTTGCCTTTTGTATGGGAATGGAGGAATTGTGTCATAAATCCTTGATTTTCTTGTTCACCAGCAAAATGAGGCACTCTTTTAAGAGAGAAACAGTGCACCTTCTTTTTATGGAGCCCCACCAACTACAGGAACAGGTTTTACTGTTTTGGCACTGCCAGCTCCCAGAGTATGTGGGAAGGAAGCTGGCAAACCAGGACTGCACCTGCAAAACTTTCTGAGCACTTATTTGGACCAAACTCCTTTGTTATGACATTTGAAGGTTAATTTCCCACACTAAAGGTTACATAAATCACGTAGACACAGAGGTAGGAATTCAGGGCTCCCACAGAGGCAATAAGAATTTTGTTAAGTGGCAGAGAGGGACATAAATCTGCATTTGTGCACTGttacaaatgtttcttttaCACTCTGCAGAACTACTGTGTGCTTACAAAACTCCGTGACTTTGTGGCCTACCCCAGATGTGAGAGAGTGCTGGAAGTGAGtgagctgaaggaaaaagcCCGGACCTTGTACACCATTATGATCTCCTACTGCAGGAGGGTGAGTCAGGATGCACCAACAGGGACACAGCATTCAGCTCCTTCTGTCTTCACCCTGCCTCCTGACTTCAGCAAAAGTGAATCAGGGCCTGACTTACTCACAGTTGCACTATCCTCTGTCTTCCTTCTTATAATGTCAGccatctctcttctttctctagGACTTGGCATTCCTTACTGATGACTGTAATGCTCTGGAAAGTCCCATCCACTCTTCCATTGAGTCCTCTGAAGACACTGACAGCTAAAATGGAGTCAGCCTCAAAGTTGTACCTGGGAAATTTTCAAGAAGACCAGGAGTCAAGATACATATAACACTGTCAGCTACAGCATTAGACCTTTTTCGAGTACACTAGCAATATTGTCACAGACCTACCCATTTTTTCTCAGCCTCGACAGGAAATGAACCGCATGCCTTACATACCTGCAGAGCTGCTAGGGAAACGATGGTTAGAAAGCAGTTTTTTATTTGGCAAGGTATGATATTTCAGCTTAGCCAAATGCATAAGgtatgttttgtttaaacacTAAGTACTAGATTTTTAAACTCTTCTATGAATAACTATATTAATAGATTATACTACTTTTTCTATATTCTATCCTAAGAAGTTATTTTATTAGATTGGCATGGAAGAGACATTTGATAGAAGTGTAATTCTGTACTGACAGACATCTCTCTACCTGTATGGATCATATATGTATGCTGGTAACTTCTGGAATGAGACTTGTAAGAATAGAAGTGGAAGTATCTTGCctcagtgaaaaatgaaataaaaaacttCTAAGCCAAGATGCTTGTATTACAGTGTGTCTTTCAAGACCAACCCAAAAGGTGTCATTAAACTTTTCACAGCCACTTGCAAGTTGTGTTTCACAGCGCAAACCATCTTTAACTTTGTTTCCACAGCAATGCAAACTTTGCTGTGTCTACATGATTTGGAAATGTTAAAGTTTCTAGtgggagatttttttcctgcaatcaattttctcaacaaaattaGCAGGTTCTTTCTTAAATAGTTTGTTTTGTGAGAATATAAGCTTCTGCGGTGTTTAGACAGTTAGGTTTCCAAAGCTCAACTCACATAATGAGATACTGTGATAGATAAAATTTCcagatcacagaatcaacaaggttggaaaagaccttcagggTGAACCAGTCCAATCATCCCTGCCTTCCCTCTCTACAAGTGGTTCCTCTCTCTCCTGTACAGCATTGGTCTGGTcatttctctgcagcactgcccagcattCTGACTTGTTCAGTGGTCTtactacattttatttaatatatatatatatatatattcagtaaGATTATTGAATTATGTAACAGCTACGGTTCTATCATCTTCTGCCATACCAGTGAATATCTGAaggtataaaacaaaaatgtttgacAACCATTAGGGAACGAAAGGAATCATAACAgtttaaaggaagaagaaaatttgtGTGTGGAGTGGaaaaaacaattgttttttCAATAGAATAAAGTAAATCCAACATAATTTGTCAGCTTTTTGCTAGTTTTCTGCTCTCATCATAATTCTGATACAAATAACCTGAAATTCAGCTTTATACCCCATCTTATCTCTATATCAGAAGCAGATATGGATTCATATAAACTAATACTCTTTTCTTTGCTCCATTGCAGAGAAATACCATGCAAAGAGATCTGTACTTTTGTTAAAAGTCAGTCCATGGCCATTTGACTCATTTTCAGTGAAGGAGAAAGTCATGAAGGAATTAAGCATGAAAATCAGTAGACACCTACTCAGAGTTTATGCTTTAGACTAGTTAATGTGATGTCTTTGTACCTCAATTcactcattttgaaaataaatactacTGGTGTGAACAAAGCTCTCATGAAAACTCAGATTTTAATATAGATGATATGATTTTTTCAtataactgatttttattttattttattttattttattttattttattttattttattttattttattttattttattttattttattttattttattttattttatttttgacacAGATTAAGAGGCcaaataaaggaaacagaaatccCAGATTAAATCAAAATTTGTTCCTGGGCTCCAAAGAAGGAGAACATGGCTGTGCAAATGTTCCTTTCCTACATGAATACATTAAACCAATATTCTATACCATTCCATTCTGTTCACGAACAGTAGATCTGTaacatttagaagaaaatgatcCCAGACAAATTAATCCTGAAGCCATTGCAGAAATTTCCATTCTGCTGAACTTGGAACATTTGACTACGTCACTGAAACACAAACTAAGGGAGGGAAGAACTGAGTCCAGGAGAGAtattgaaggaagaaaataagccCCTTCCTTTCCAGTTTGTTTCACTTGTAAGTGTAGGACAAAGGAATGTGCCTATCTTCTTTCTCTAAGTTGAAGTCCTCACACATTAGCCCTTCCAAGCCTCTAGATACTCACGTGCAGCTCACTCACATTTCTCTATGGCCACAGGGTGAGAGACAGTAGTGAGCTCAGGAGTCTGATCTACCACCAGGCTGAATTCTAAAAGGGAAACAGCTTGGATAGTTCCATTCTCAGAAAAAACGTTGCTTGGTTTGCCTTATAGGATTCATCTCCTCACCAAGCCAGCAGCCTCTGGACAAAATCCTGTGCACTCAAGAGATATGaacatattttttctgcatCACTTGGACATTTTGAAGGCCAACTCCCTTAGCAGCAACTGTACCCTGGAACAAGAACTCCTATTAACACATTGGCAGGGAGCCTGGTAACTGCACTCAGAATGCATAAGTATCTTGGCTCAAGGAGAATTGCGGGTGGACTTAATCACTCAGCATTCAAATCTTTCTTCCCTCTAACCAGGATCTCCCCTACTGCCTGTGGAAGCGAGCAGTGTTGGGAAAGTATCAGGGCCTGCACACTACTATAAACACACCAGAACAACATCACAGGGTCCGCTCATCATTCCTCTTTACAAAGAAAGACACAGTTGTACATGCAGTATGGTCACCAAAGGCCATGGCATTGCAGAGCTGATACAGGGGCCAGTTCTCATACCTGGAAGCAGGCAGCAAAAGCTGTTAATTTTTGGCTGTTTTTCCACCTCCAACTGTCGCAGGTTTTAAACACAGGCCTGTTATAAACCTAGTATTGTGGCTTGGCAAGAAAACTTCATGTTTCCTTCCCTGCAGAAGTCCACACAACTCTGCCTCTAGAGATGGACCTTGGCTAAGGTCTGATCAGGCATTTCTTTGGTTAGTAACTTTAGCCTCTTCAATACTGACAGGACATATCATTTCCAATACAGCTTAGTGTGCTTATCCACCAACAGCTCAGTTCTATACAGTTATACCCTACTTCTGTGGAAGTTGATAAAAGCAACTAGGCACTTTGGAGACTGTAAATACCTGAGAAGCCTGCAAAAGCCTATCCTCCATTTGCACATGCCCATTTTATTACCAGAATCAAGATTTATCTGATTGCTGGTGTACTTTTACATCAAATATATTCCCTTTACACTGTGGTGATTCTTTCTGTATCTTgcacatcattttttttttttttttttaatgggaagtGTGCTGAAAGCAGATCTATGCTTTTTCAGTTCACAGCAGCCTACTGTCACTCAGTCTTAATGAGATTTGTGACTAGATGAGCTCTTCTCATGAATAGTATCTTCTTCCATTTTGCgcagttaaggaaaaaaaaaatgacactgaTGAACAGAACTAATCCACTTGTAATTTGCCAAGAAATCCTGCACTACTCCCTTTCAGCAAGCCAGTATTTTTACCTTTTCACCAGGTATACAAGGAGCAGTGGAGCCATCCGCACAGCTGAACATATACCTGCACATCACAACAGCCTATGCTCCTGCGAGCCCCAACTAAGGCAGAGACCACGAAAGGGATTAAGGAATGTATATTTGTTATAATTTGTCACTTGTGCTTCATTTGGGCAGACTACTACTAAAAACACATCATTAACAAATTGCACTCTGTTGTATGAGAATAGAGAGGaactgtagaaaaataaagcatctgCTCTATTGTTATTATGTTAGGAGGATTGTTGGAGAGAGAAGTTAGTTAGTCATATTGAATCTTAACAAGGTGAAAACTGCAGGTTTGGGAAACAAAAATTAAGCAAAGACATTAATTTCCGATGTTGCCATAGTATTTTACTAGATTTTACTAGAAGCAGTTTATTTGCCCTCTTCTCTTTAGCATCCTTGATCACATGGGCTTTCCTTAAGGAGGCACTCTGGTCATTCAATTCCCCATGCAGTAGGTTTTGGCGAACTAGACAAGGGCTGGGAGCTAGCCCTTTTCACAGATAACATCAATTTTTCTACAAAAATTAGTAGAGTACACAATAAATAtcaagttatatatatatatatatgtatgtacgtatacatatataattactattactattattgttttcttaagagaaaacaggaaagcagtgGGGAGGAATCTGATCTTTTACCTTGCACTTCTTTTGGAGAGGGGTGTTATTTTGTCCAAACATCATATTTAAGAGTGACTGGTAGTCCATTCCACCTTTCAGGGCATACATGGTATCTATGGGTGGAGCAAATGGGATGCTGGCACATTTTCCAGAAGTTTGTTGCAGTGCCAGTGCCTTTATACACAATATTACCTTACAAAAATTTAAGCTCTGTACTTCATAGTGCTCAAATTTAAACATGTAAACTCAGCTGTGGCTTTATCAGTgccaagaagcagagaaagattTATCAGTAACATTCCAGcaatagaaaaatacaaaatattcattttaaaaaacctAGAGATGCTGTTACACTGTTTAAATTTTGAGATGAATATACAACACTAGAGTAGAAGTTGGCTTCACTGTactaaaatgaagcaaaaaagcTTTAGATACTGGTAGATAATATAAAGCTCACACTATGGTGGTAGTTTTTGAACAGACTGTGTGATGAGGAATCACATTTGTTGCATTAACTTTACAGAGTGATTCACTTTACAGAGTGATTCAGATGCATGCTACCTTCTTCCTAGGACACTGTCTCAGTTTCCAGGCTGCTGAATCCTGTCAAAAATCAAGCCATAGCATATTTAGGGATGTGAGGTTACTTTTAGATTCATACATCAAgtgttttgttgcctttctctcaCACTTGCTGACATGAAACAGTCCACACAGTAACTGCTAAATAACTGTGATACTTGGGGTAGAAGTGGCCAAATTGTCTTTGGCAATGGATTCTGGTCCATGCTATCATCTCAATTACACTCAAAACTGTGGAAGGATGGTAGCTGCCTGAGatcaaaactgcacacagtagTGTTCTGACAATTTCCCAGTATGGACAGGCATGTTTCAATACCTGGAAACGTTTCTAACAGTGTTTGAACAAATAGATAAGAGACTGATTTTGAAACATAACAGTTCCGTTGTTCTTTTGGAGGaggaaatctgtttttcagactACTAACGCACTTCAggttttgtgatttatttcaaaaattctCTGAAAGAATCCAGGAAACAGACTTCAAACCTGACCAGTTTCCATACAAATTTTGCACGAGAGAAGTACTAGgtaaataaatcagaaatgtGCTATGCCTACCAAGGGAAAGATAAGTGTATATGAAATGTTTAGCACTGCAACTAGAAGTACTTCCAATaatctaggaagaaaaaatgtttctggagGTCACAATTATTGTTTGTTGGTCAGTACTGTTTACTGCTGCTCAGTACAGAGGAAGTTCTTCCTTGATTTGCAGAAAATTAGgctatttttctcatctttgaaGTTCTCTGAGGTCCAATAAGTGCTTGGCTGTTGCACTTCTCCTATGATAGCTAGACAGCCAGAATGTGAGTTGGAAAAGCAGGCTGTTTATCAAAAAATTTTCCTTGATCAGGACATGAAGTCCTCTCCGAGGAAGCAAGGAGATACACTCAGGCTATTTTAGTACCCTCCCCCTTCTACTTCATAGGAACGGTCTCCTGGCTTATAACTCCAGTCATTAGCTATACACATaggaattatttgctttttatattCATGAGCAGTCCTGTTCTGCTGACCTAAACTgtccaaagggatattccatacccCATGGTGtcatgtagaaaaataaaatgggctTGTTTCCTGGCCTGAGATAAACCCAACAGGATCTTCAACTTTTTGCTGACCTTCCATCAGAAGTTTTTAGCTGATCCCAATGGTCACTTGGCCACCTTGGCTGAACAGGTGGGAGAAATGAGGATGGGAAGGAGGAATAGCCAAGGTGAAGTAACctgcagctttgtttcttcaaagaaatatgattccatttctgcagaacagctttCCTCAATCAACTGCAAATGCACCAGACTAACTCCAGACTCCTGTAATGTCATTTTATCACTCAAACCCTCACAAAACAGCCTCATTCAGAAATTATGCAAATAGAATCATTTCT
This DNA window, taken from Excalfactoria chinensis isolate bCotChi1 chromosome 4, bCotChi1.hap2, whole genome shotgun sequence, encodes the following:
- the CYTL1 gene encoding cytokine-like protein 1; this encodes MLLSLLALLSAALLARAAPPTCYSRVLSLSKEITESFKELQISKAKDQCVETLPKLYLDIHNYCVLTKLRDFVAYPRCERVLEVSELKEKARTLYTIMISYCRRDLAFLTDDCNALESPIHSSIESSEDTDS